The genomic window GTCTTCGATCAGTCGGCGTGCCTCGCGCGCGCCCATTTTTCCCTTGTGCGGATCGATGCTGGCAAAGGCAATCATGATGTCGCTGTTCTTCTGCGCAGCCTCGGCGATCTCTTCGTTCGGGATGCGCCGGCGACCGGTGTTCGACTCGGCATCGACCATGAACATCACCAGCCCGATCTTGCGTTCACGGTAGTGGTCGATGCTCTCCTGGATGGTCGGCCGCTTGCCCGCCTTGAAGTATTTATCGGCCGCGCGGTCGTACTCCTCGCCGTAGTTGTCGAACGGGTTCCAGCAGCTGATTTCGGCGTGCGTATGGGTGTCGATGGCGACGAGATTGGCGTGATCCATGGCGCGGTCTCCTATTTATGGTCGGGCTGAGGGTAAGTCCCAATGTCGAGGTCTACATTGCGCCTTGAATATTGGTTATCTTGCATAACCATAATCGAAGCCAACACGGATTGCAATCATGACTCACCCCGATCTCCATCTCGAAATCCTCGACGACGTCGCCGTGGTTCGCCTTACACGCAGCGCCAAGCGCAACGCGCTGTCCGACGGCCTCATCTTGGCGCTGCGCGACGCGTTCGAAAGCCTGCCCGACACGGTGCGCGCCGCCGTCGTCGACGGCGAGGGTCCGCACTTCTGCGCGGGCCTCGATTTGAGCGAATTGAAAGAGCGCGATGCCGGTCAGGGCATGAAGCATTCGCGCATGTGGCACGCCGCGCTCGAGCGCGTGCAATACGGGCCGGTTCCTGTGATCGCGGCACTGCACGGTGCGGTGGTCGGCGGTGGGCTCGAGCTGGCCAGCGCCTGCCACATCCGCGTAGCCGACACCTCGACCTTCTATGCGTTGCCCGAAGGCTCGCGCGGCATCTTCGTCGGCGGCGGCGGCTCGGTGCGCATCCCCAAGCTCATCGGCGTCGCACGCATGACCGACATGATGCTCACGGGCCGCGTCTACAACGCCGAAGACGGCGAGCGCGTCGGCTTCGCGCAGTACCTGGTGCCTGAAGGCACCGCATTCGACAAGGCACTCGAACTCGCCAGGCGCGTGGCCAAGAACGCGCCGCTCACCAACTACGCGCTGATGCACGCGCTGCCGCGTATCGCCGAGCAACCGGCCGACCAGGGATTCTTCACCGAAGCGCTGATCGCCGGCATTGCACAGAACGCACCCGAAGCCAAGGAACGCGTGCGCGACTTCCTCGAAGGCCGCGCTGCCAAGGTCGCGAAATCATGAGCACGGGCGCAGCCCCCAAGTACCGTTCGCTGGCCTTCGGCGTCACGCGCGGGGTGCTGCGCGAAGGCGCGGCGGGTACGCGCTATCTCAGTGCCGAAGCACCGTTGGCATCGGGCACCGAACGCATGACCGACCGCCTGGTCCATTGGGCCGAAGTCGCGCCCGATCGCACCTTCATTGCGCGGCGTGAACGCAAGGCCGATGGCAGCACGGGCGAATGGCGCCATGTGACTTTCGCCGAAGCGCTGCAGCACGCGCGGCGCATCGGGCAGGCGCTGCTCGACCGCGGGTTGAGCGCTGACCGGCCGCTCGCCATCCTGAGCGAGAACGGCATCGAACACGCACTCCTCGCGCTGGGTGCGCTCTACGTCGGCGTGCCGCACTGCTCGGTGTCGCCGCCCTACTCCATCGTCAGCCAGGACTTCGAAAAACTGCGCCACGTGCTCGACACGCTGACGCCCGGCCTGGTGTTCGCGAGCGATGCGGCACGCTTCGGCCGCGCCATCAGCGCAGCGGTACCGGCCGACACCGAAGTCGTGCTGGGCGAAGGCTCGGTCGAAGGGCGCGCTGCGCTGTCTTTCGCCGAGCTCGATGCCACCGTCGCGACGCCGGCGGTCGATGCCGCGATGCGCGCCACCGGGCCCGACACCATCGTCAAGTTCCTCTTCACCTCGGGCTCGACCAAGCTGCCGAAAGCGGTCATCAACACGCACCGCATGTGGTGCGCCAACCAGCAGCAGTTGCGTCAGTCGATTCCGGCGCTGGAAGACGAGCCGCCGGTGCTGATCGACTGGCTGCCGTGGAACCATACCTTCGGCGGCAACCACAACGTGGGCATCGTGCTTTCCAACGGCGGCACGCTCTACATCGACGACGGTAAGCCGACGCCGTCGGGCATGGCCGAGACGCTGCGCAACCTGCGCGAGATCGCGCCGACCATGTACTTCAACGTGCCGACCGGTTTCGAAGCCATCGCCAACGCGATGGAAACCGATACCGTCCTGCGCAAGAAACTGCTCTCGCGCGTGAAGATGTTTTTCTACGCCGGTGCCGCGCTGTCGCAGCCAATCTGGGACAGCCTGCATCGCACGCAGGAAGCCGAAGTCGGCGAGCGCATCGTGATGGGCACCGGGCTCGGCATGACCGAGTCGTCGCCCTTCGCGCTCTACATAACCAGCCCCCAGGTGTCGTCCGGCGATCTGGGTCTGCCGGCACCCGGCATCGACTTGAAGCTCGTCGAGGTCGACGGCAAGACCGAGGTGCGCTACCGCGGCCCCAACATCACGCCCGGCTACTGGCGCGCGCCGGAAGCCACGGCTGAAGCCTTCGACGAAGAAGGCTTTTTCTGCACTGGCGATGCCGTCACCTGGATCGACCCCGACGATATCCACAAAGGCCTGCGCTTCGACGGCCGCATCGCCGAAGACTTCAAGCTGGCGACGGGTACCTTCGTGAGCGTCGGCCCGCTGCGCGCGAAGATCATCGCGGCCGGCGCGCCGTACATCCAGGACGTGGTGCTGACCGGCATCAACCTGAAGGAAGTGGGCGCGCTGATCTTCCCGACGCAAGCCGTGCGCAAACTCGCCGGCTTGCCCGCCGATACGCCGATGCAAGACGTGCTGCAGAGCACGCCGGTGCAGACCTACTTTCAAGGCGTGGTCGACACGCTGGCGCAACACGCGACCGGCAGTGCCAATCGCATTGCCCGCGCGCACCTTGTCGCCGTCCCGCCCTCGATCGACAAGGGCGAGGTGACCGACAAGGGTTCCATCAACCAGCGCTCGGTGCTGAAACATCGCGCGGCAGAAGTCGAGGCACTGCATGCGGGCTCGTTGCCGTACACCTTGCAACCGACACCCCAAGGACACAAACAATGAAGATCGAAGGACAAGCCGCACTGGTCACAGGCGGTGCATCGGGCCTGGGCGAAGCGACCGCACGCGAGCTCGCGCGCCTGGGCGCCAAGGTCGCCGTGCTCGACCGCAATGCCGAGCTTGCAGCGAAGGTCGCGGCCGAGATCGACAAAGAATTTGGAAAAGGCTGCGCCGTGGCGTGCGCCTGCGACATCACCGACACCGCGAGCGTCATCTCCGCGCTCGCCAAAGCCGCTGCCGCGCACGGTCCGGCGCGCATCCTGATGAACGTCGCCGGCATCGGCAGCGCGAAACGCATCGTCGGCAAAGACGGCCATCCGGCGCCGCTCGAAGACTTCGTGCGCGTGGTCAACGTCAACCTCATCGGTGGCTACAACATGGCCCGCCTCTTCGCCGCGGCTTGCGCCAAGCTCGACCCGCTGGACAACGGCGAGCGCGGGGTGATGCTCTTCACCGCTTCCGTCGCCGCCTTCGATGGCCAGGTCGGGCAGCAGGCTTACAGCGCATCGAAAGGTGGGCTGGTCGGCATGACCTTGCCGATGGCGCGCGACCTGGCGCAGCACGCCATCCGCGTGTGCACCATCGCGCCGGGCTTGTTCGCCACGCCGTTGCTGATGGAACTGCCCGAACCGGTGCAAAAATCGCTGGCTGCATCGATCCCGTTTCCGCCGCGGCTCGGCAAGCCTTCGGAGTTCGCCGAGCTGGCCTGTCACATCGTCACCAACGGCCACCTGAACGGCGAAGTGATTCGCCTCGACGGTGCGTTGCGCATGGCGCCGCGCTGAGCAAGGCCACCGGCTTCGCATTTCAATTCGCTCCCCCTGGAAACAGTCCGATGAAGTTCACCAAAACCATCCTTGCCACCGCCTTTGCGTTCGTGACCGTGGCCGCCCATGCCGACCTCACCATCGGCGTGGTGCAACCCCTGACCGGCCCGGCCTCGGGCCTCGGCATTCCCGTCAAGAACGCGGTCGCCCTCTGGCCCAAGACCATCGCCGGTGAAACCCTCAAGGTCATCGTGCTCGACGACGCCAGCGACCCGACGGCAGGCGTCAAGGCGACGCAGCGCCTCATCACCGAAGACAAGGTCGACGTGCTGGTCGGCTCGACCGCGACGCCGGTCGCCATTCCGATGGCCGACGTGGCTGCCGAATCGGGCACGCCGCAGATCTCGACCGCACCCGCATCGCTGCCGCCCGGCAAGGACAAGTGGATGTTCCGGCTGCCGCAATCGAACGCGGTGATGGCGGTCGCGGTCGTCGGCCACATGAAGAAGATGGGCGTGAAGACGGTTGGGTTCCTGGGCTACACCGATGCCTACGGCGAAGGCTGGTTGAAAGACTTCACCGCAGAAGCCGAGAAGAACGGCATCAAGATCGTCGGCACCGAACGCTTCGCCCGTGCCGACACCGGCGTGACCGCGCAAGCGCTCAAGCTCACCTCGGCCAACCCCGACGCCATCCTGATCGTCGCCTCAGGCAGCGGTGCGGGCATGCCGCAAAAGGCCATCATGGAGCGCGGCTTCAAGGGCAAGGTCTACCAGACGCACGCCGCCGCCACGCAAGACCTGATGCGCACGGCAGGCAAGGATGCCGACGGCGCCTACGTGGTGTCCGGCCCGGCCGTCATCGCCGAACAACTGCCCGACAGCCATCCCTCGAAGAAGATGGCGATCGCCTTCGTCGAAACCTACGAGAAGGCTTACGGGCCGGGCTCGCGCAACCAGTTCGCCGGCCACGGATCGGATGCGCTCGTCGTGCTCGAAAAAGCGGTACCCATCGCACTCAAGAAGGGCAAGCCCGGTACACCGGAGTTTCGCGCCGCACTGCGCGATGCGCTCGAAACCA from Variovorax sp. PAMC28562 includes these protein-coding regions:
- a CDS encoding crotonase/enoyl-CoA hydratase family protein; this encodes MTHPDLHLEILDDVAVVRLTRSAKRNALSDGLILALRDAFESLPDTVRAAVVDGEGPHFCAGLDLSELKERDAGQGMKHSRMWHAALERVQYGPVPVIAALHGAVVGGGLELASACHIRVADTSTFYALPEGSRGIFVGGGGSVRIPKLIGVARMTDMMLTGRVYNAEDGERVGFAQYLVPEGTAFDKALELARRVAKNAPLTNYALMHALPRIAEQPADQGFFTEALIAGIAQNAPEAKERVRDFLEGRAAKVAKS
- a CDS encoding feruloyl-CoA synthase; amino-acid sequence: MSTGAAPKYRSLAFGVTRGVLREGAAGTRYLSAEAPLASGTERMTDRLVHWAEVAPDRTFIARRERKADGSTGEWRHVTFAEALQHARRIGQALLDRGLSADRPLAILSENGIEHALLALGALYVGVPHCSVSPPYSIVSQDFEKLRHVLDTLTPGLVFASDAARFGRAISAAVPADTEVVLGEGSVEGRAALSFAELDATVATPAVDAAMRATGPDTIVKFLFTSGSTKLPKAVINTHRMWCANQQQLRQSIPALEDEPPVLIDWLPWNHTFGGNHNVGIVLSNGGTLYIDDGKPTPSGMAETLRNLREIAPTMYFNVPTGFEAIANAMETDTVLRKKLLSRVKMFFYAGAALSQPIWDSLHRTQEAEVGERIVMGTGLGMTESSPFALYITSPQVSSGDLGLPAPGIDLKLVEVDGKTEVRYRGPNITPGYWRAPEATAEAFDEEGFFCTGDAVTWIDPDDIHKGLRFDGRIAEDFKLATGTFVSVGPLRAKIIAAGAPYIQDVVLTGINLKEVGALIFPTQAVRKLAGLPADTPMQDVLQSTPVQTYFQGVVDTLAQHATGSANRIARAHLVAVPPSIDKGEVTDKGSINQRSVLKHRAAEVEALHAGSLPYTLQPTPQGHKQ
- a CDS encoding SDR family NAD(P)-dependent oxidoreductase, with protein sequence MKIEGQAALVTGGASGLGEATARELARLGAKVAVLDRNAELAAKVAAEIDKEFGKGCAVACACDITDTASVISALAKAAAAHGPARILMNVAGIGSAKRIVGKDGHPAPLEDFVRVVNVNLIGGYNMARLFAAACAKLDPLDNGERGVMLFTASVAAFDGQVGQQAYSASKGGLVGMTLPMARDLAQHAIRVCTIAPGLFATPLLMELPEPVQKSLAASIPFPPRLGKPSEFAELACHIVTNGHLNGEVIRLDGALRMAPR
- a CDS encoding ABC transporter substrate-binding protein, with translation MKFTKTILATAFAFVTVAAHADLTIGVVQPLTGPASGLGIPVKNAVALWPKTIAGETLKVIVLDDASDPTAGVKATQRLITEDKVDVLVGSTATPVAIPMADVAAESGTPQISTAPASLPPGKDKWMFRLPQSNAVMAVAVVGHMKKMGVKTVGFLGYTDAYGEGWLKDFTAEAEKNGIKIVGTERFARADTGVTAQALKLTSANPDAILIVASGSGAGMPQKAIMERGFKGKVYQTHAAATQDLMRTAGKDADGAYVVSGPAVIAEQLPDSHPSKKMAIAFVETYEKAYGPGSRNQFAGHGSDALVVLEKAVPIALKKGKPGTPEFRAALRDALETMGRTVLAHGVINWSPTDHWGYTNETGVMLKVVDGKFKVEQ